In Triticum aestivum cultivar Chinese Spring chromosome 5B, IWGSC CS RefSeq v2.1, whole genome shotgun sequence, the following proteins share a genomic window:
- the LOC123112646 gene encoding beta-glucosidase 32 isoform X2, with the protein MPMIFPFPVAVAAALFAAAALAPRHASALTRHDFPEGFVFGAGTSAYQVEGAAAEDGRKPSIWDTFTHQGHSSDGSTADVSADQYHHYKEDVKLMHKMGLDAYRFSISWPRLIPAGRGQINPKGLEYYNNLIDELILHGIQPHVTIYHFDLPQVLQDEYGGLLSPRFIDDYTAYANVCFKSFGDRVKHWVTVNEPNIEPIGGYDNGSQPPRRCSYPFGADCAEGNSSTEPYMAAHHLLLAHASAVSLYREKYKAAQGGQIGITLLGWWHEPATDTPQDAAAAVRMNDFHIGWFMHPLVYGDYPPVMRSRVGRRLPALPAPEPAKGEVETAPWSLRKLLEHLKLNYGNPTVWIHENGYADGPGTRSKAEEEEDDDEDRAEFLQDYMETLYLSIRNGSNARGYFVWSFLDVFEFLFGYRLRFGLCGVDMGDAARTRYMRRSARWYSGFLAGGELRPAARAQKSYVQ; encoded by the exons ATGCCGATGATCTTTCCCTTCcccgttgccgtcgccgccgccctcttcGCCGCCGCAGCCTTGGCTCCGAGACACGCCTCCGCGCTCACCCGCCATGACTTCCCCGAGGGGTTCGTCTTCGGCGCAGGCACCTCAGCCTACCAG GTGGAAGGCGCGGCCGCAGAGGATGGGAGGAAACCCAGCATCTGGGACACCTTCACCCATCAAG GTCACTCGTCTGACGGGTCCACGGCAGATGTTTCAGCAGACCAGTACCATCATTACAAG GAAGATGTAAAGCTTATGCACAAGATGGGTCTGGACGCGTACAGATTCTCCATCTCTTGGCCCCGGCTTATTCCTG CTGGAAGAGGACAGATAAACCCAAAGGGCTTGGAATACTACAACAATTTGATAGATGAGCTGATACTACATG ggattcaacctcatgtcaccATCTACCATTTTGATCTTCCTCAGGTCCTGCAGGACGAATATGGTGGACTACTTAGCCCCAGATTCAT AGATGATTACACCGCTTACGCAAACGTGTGCTTCAAGAGCTTTGGGGACAGAGTGAAGCACTGGGTAACCGTCAACGAGCCAAACATAGAGCCAATCGGCGGCTACGACAACGGCTCTCAACCTCCGCGGCGCTGCTCGTATCCATTCGGCGCAGACTGCGCCGAGGGGAATTCCTCAACCGAGCCGTACATGGCAGCTCACCATCTCCTGCttgcacacgcttcggcagtgtcCCTGTACAGAGAGAAGTATAAG GCTGCTCAGGGAGGCCAGATAGGAATCACTCTGCTGGGCTGGTGGCATGAGCCTGCTACCGACACACCCCAGGATGCAGCTGCTGCCGTGAGGATGAATGACTTCCACATAGGATG GTTCATGCATCCGTTGGTATATGGAGACTACCCTCCGGTGATGAGGAGCAGGGTAGGCCGTCGATTGCCGGCTCTACCGGCCCCGGAGCCGGCCAAG GGCGAGGTTGAGACCGCCCCGTGGTCCCTGAGGAAGCTGCTGGAGCACCTGAAACTCAACTACGGGAACCCCACTGTGTGGATCCACGAAAATG GATACGCAGACGGCCCCGGCACCCGGAgcaaggccgaggaggaggaggacgacgacgaggacagAGCAGAGTTCCTGCAAGATTACATGGAAACCCTGTACCTGTCCATACG GAACGGGTCGAACGCGCGGGGATACTTCGTGTGGTCGTTCCTGGACGTGTTCGAGTTCCTCTTCGGCTACCGGCTGCGCTTCGGCCTGTGCGGCGTCGACATGGGCGATGCGGCGAGGACGAGGTACATGAGGAGATCCGCCCGCTGGTACTCCGGCTtcctcgccggcggcgagctccggccggcTGCTCGGGCCCAGAAGTCCTACGTGCAATGA
- the LOC123112646 gene encoding beta-glucosidase 32 isoform X1 has translation MPMIFPFPVAVAAALFAAAALAPRHASALTRHDFPEGFVFGAGTSAYQVEGAAAEDGRKPSIWDTFTHQGHSSDGSTADVSADQYHHYKEDVKLMHKMGLDAYRFSISWPRLIPAGRGQINPKGLEYYNNLIDELILHGIQPHVTIYHFDLPQVLQDEYGGLLSPRFIDDYTAYANVCFKSFGDRVKHWVTVNEPNIEPIGGYDNGSQPPRRCSYPFGADCAEGNSSTEPYMAAHHLLLAHASAVSLYREKYKAAQGGQIGITLLGWWHEPATDTPQDAAAAVRMNDFHIGWFMHPLVYGDYPPVMRSRVGRRLPALPAPEPAKVRESFDFIGFNHYLIMRARSIDTSSGQEPRDYYVDAAVENPAADITTGEVETAPWSLRKLLEHLKLNYGNPTVWIHENGYADGPGTRSKAEEEEDDDEDRAEFLQDYMETLYLSIRNGSNARGYFVWSFLDVFEFLFGYRLRFGLCGVDMGDAARTRYMRRSARWYSGFLAGGELRPAARAQKSYVQ, from the exons ATGCCGATGATCTTTCCCTTCcccgttgccgtcgccgccgccctcttcGCCGCCGCAGCCTTGGCTCCGAGACACGCCTCCGCGCTCACCCGCCATGACTTCCCCGAGGGGTTCGTCTTCGGCGCAGGCACCTCAGCCTACCAG GTGGAAGGCGCGGCCGCAGAGGATGGGAGGAAACCCAGCATCTGGGACACCTTCACCCATCAAG GTCACTCGTCTGACGGGTCCACGGCAGATGTTTCAGCAGACCAGTACCATCATTACAAG GAAGATGTAAAGCTTATGCACAAGATGGGTCTGGACGCGTACAGATTCTCCATCTCTTGGCCCCGGCTTATTCCTG CTGGAAGAGGACAGATAAACCCAAAGGGCTTGGAATACTACAACAATTTGATAGATGAGCTGATACTACATG ggattcaacctcatgtcaccATCTACCATTTTGATCTTCCTCAGGTCCTGCAGGACGAATATGGTGGACTACTTAGCCCCAGATTCAT AGATGATTACACCGCTTACGCAAACGTGTGCTTCAAGAGCTTTGGGGACAGAGTGAAGCACTGGGTAACCGTCAACGAGCCAAACATAGAGCCAATCGGCGGCTACGACAACGGCTCTCAACCTCCGCGGCGCTGCTCGTATCCATTCGGCGCAGACTGCGCCGAGGGGAATTCCTCAACCGAGCCGTACATGGCAGCTCACCATCTCCTGCttgcacacgcttcggcagtgtcCCTGTACAGAGAGAAGTATAAG GCTGCTCAGGGAGGCCAGATAGGAATCACTCTGCTGGGCTGGTGGCATGAGCCTGCTACCGACACACCCCAGGATGCAGCTGCTGCCGTGAGGATGAATGACTTCCACATAGGATG GTTCATGCATCCGTTGGTATATGGAGACTACCCTCCGGTGATGAGGAGCAGGGTAGGCCGTCGATTGCCGGCTCTACCGGCCCCGGAGCCGGCCAAGGTGCGTGAATCGTTCGACTTCATCGGCTTCAACCACTATCTCATCATGCGTGCGCGATCGATCGACACCAGTTCCGGTCAGGAACCCAGGGACTACTACGTCGATGCAGCCGTCGAAA ATCCAGCAGCAGACATAACCACG GGCGAGGTTGAGACCGCCCCGTGGTCCCTGAGGAAGCTGCTGGAGCACCTGAAACTCAACTACGGGAACCCCACTGTGTGGATCCACGAAAATG GATACGCAGACGGCCCCGGCACCCGGAgcaaggccgaggaggaggaggacgacgacgaggacagAGCAGAGTTCCTGCAAGATTACATGGAAACCCTGTACCTGTCCATACG GAACGGGTCGAACGCGCGGGGATACTTCGTGTGGTCGTTCCTGGACGTGTTCGAGTTCCTCTTCGGCTACCGGCTGCGCTTCGGCCTGTGCGGCGTCGACATGGGCGATGCGGCGAGGACGAGGTACATGAGGAGATCCGCCCGCTGGTACTCCGGCTtcctcgccggcggcgagctccggccggcTGCTCGGGCCCAGAAGTCCTACGTGCAATGA